Proteins encoded within one genomic window of Micromonospora halotolerans:
- a CDS encoding 5'-3' exonuclease: MAHRPPILLIDSPSLYFRAYFGIPESAAKTDDGQPVNAVRGFLDMLAQLVRTRRPDRMVCALDHDWRPAWRVELLPSYKAHRVAPEGGEVVPDTLSPQVPMILEVLDALGITAVGATGYEADDVLGTLSVTQPGPAEVVSGDRDLFQLVDDDRPVRLLYVGRGVAKLDDCDDAAVRARYGVPANRYADFAALRGDPSDGLPGVPGVGEKTAARLIERYDGLPGILAALDDPGSGFAPGLRTKLNAARDYLAVAPKVVQVALDVPLPDLATALPTAPADPDRLLELAQRWNLAGSCRRLVDALAMPRS; encoded by the coding sequence GTGGCACACCGACCCCCGATCCTGCTGATCGACTCCCCGAGCCTCTACTTCCGCGCCTACTTCGGCATCCCCGAGTCGGCGGCGAAGACGGACGACGGCCAGCCGGTCAACGCCGTCCGTGGCTTCCTCGACATGCTGGCCCAGCTGGTCCGCACCCGGCGGCCCGACCGGATGGTCTGCGCGCTCGACCACGACTGGCGACCGGCGTGGCGGGTCGAGCTGCTGCCGTCGTACAAGGCGCACCGGGTGGCACCCGAGGGCGGCGAGGTGGTGCCGGACACGCTCTCCCCGCAGGTGCCGATGATCCTGGAGGTCCTCGACGCGCTCGGCATCACTGCGGTCGGCGCCACCGGCTACGAGGCCGACGACGTGCTCGGCACCCTCTCGGTGACCCAGCCCGGCCCGGCCGAGGTGGTCTCCGGCGACCGTGACCTGTTCCAGCTCGTCGACGACGACCGCCCGGTACGGCTGCTCTACGTCGGGCGCGGCGTGGCCAAGCTCGACGACTGCGACGACGCGGCGGTCCGCGCCCGCTACGGCGTCCCGGCCAACCGCTACGCCGACTTCGCGGCGCTGCGCGGCGACCCGAGCGACGGCCTGCCCGGCGTGCCCGGGGTGGGCGAGAAGACCGCGGCCCGCCTCATCGAGCGCTACGACGGCCTGCCCGGCATCCTCGCCGCGCTGGACGACCCGGGCTCCGGCTTCGCCCCCGGGCTGCGCACCAAGCTCAACGCGGCCCGGGACTACCTGGCCGTCGCGCCGAAGGTGGTCCAGGTCGCCCTCGACGTACCGCTGCCGGACCTGGCCACCGCGCTGCCGACGGCGCCGGCGGACCCGGACCGCCTGCTGGAGCTGGCGCAGCGGTGGAACCTCGCCGGCTCGTGCCGGCGCCTCGTGGACGCGCTCGCCATGCCCCGCTCCTGA
- a CDS encoding MarR family winged helix-turn-helix transcriptional regulator: MDGIPIGPSPGHLVWRLAMRWRVAVDRALAPLGLTHAQYVLLSSLHGMRRAGLHPSQRELADHTGLEPLYVSKLARALEADGLVGRERDAADTRAVRLTLTDRGREVVRPAIDTVQALLGQLLAPLGGRDDPRTAGFVRDLTALLDAPLDPPD, encoded by the coding sequence ATGGACGGAATCCCGATCGGTCCCAGCCCCGGCCATCTGGTCTGGCGGCTGGCGATGCGCTGGAGGGTGGCGGTCGACCGGGCGCTCGCCCCGCTCGGCCTCACCCACGCGCAGTACGTGCTGCTCTCGTCGCTGCACGGGATGCGCCGCGCCGGCCTGCACCCGAGCCAGCGGGAGCTGGCCGACCACACCGGCCTGGAGCCGCTCTACGTGTCGAAGCTGGCCCGGGCCCTGGAGGCCGACGGCCTGGTCGGGCGGGAGCGCGACGCGGCCGACACCCGGGCGGTCCGGCTCACCCTGACCGACCGCGGTCGCGAGGTGGTCCGCCCGGCGATCGACACCGTCCAGGCGCTGCTCGGCCAGTTGCTCGCCCCCCTCGGGGGCCGGGACGACCCGCGCACGGCGGGGTTCGTCCGTGACCTGACCGCGCTGCTGGACGCCCCGCTCGACCCACCCGACTGA
- a CDS encoding DUF4037 domain-containing protein, which yields MTFVPGLTLAHRFHDEVVAPLLARRLPGLRYAAALLDGGSELLGLDTPRSTDHDWGPRTQLFVADAAEVAPVRAVLDAELPAEFLGWPTRFTGGPTARLGVVRADGERHGVSVDELGAWLRERLGGDPRAGMTVADWLATPTQRLAELTGGAVFHDGLGGALTDVRARLAWYPDDVWRHVLAAGWQRVGQAEHLAGRCAEVGDELGSRVVTAGLARDLMRLGLLLHRRWPPYAKWLGTVFAALPAAAPVVDALTVALGAGGWPRRQAGLVRALEAVAAWTNDTGLAVPVDPAARPFHGRPFLVLHAERFTAALRAAIADPELRARPPVGAVDQYLDNVDVLTRPARARRVAAAVLPD from the coding sequence GTGACGTTCGTACCCGGGCTGACCCTGGCGCACCGCTTCCACGACGAGGTGGTCGCCCCGCTGCTGGCGCGCCGGCTGCCCGGCCTGCGCTACGCGGCCGCACTGCTCGACGGCGGCTCCGAGCTGCTCGGCCTGGACACGCCCCGGTCGACCGACCACGACTGGGGGCCACGCACCCAGCTCTTCGTCGCCGACGCGGCCGAGGTGGCGCCCGTACGGGCGGTCCTCGACGCGGAACTGCCGGCCGAGTTCCTCGGCTGGCCGACCCGGTTCACCGGCGGCCCGACGGCCCGGCTCGGCGTGGTCCGCGCAGACGGCGAGCGGCACGGGGTGAGCGTCGACGAACTGGGGGCGTGGCTGCGGGAGCGGCTGGGCGGGGACCCGCGGGCCGGGATGACGGTGGCGGACTGGCTGGCCACGCCCACCCAGCGGCTCGCCGAGCTGACCGGCGGGGCGGTGTTCCACGACGGGCTGGGCGGGGCGCTCACCGACGTCCGGGCCCGCCTGGCGTGGTATCCGGACGACGTCTGGCGGCACGTGCTGGCGGCCGGGTGGCAGCGGGTCGGGCAGGCCGAGCACCTGGCCGGCCGCTGCGCCGAGGTCGGCGACGAGCTGGGCAGCCGGGTGGTGACCGCCGGGCTGGCCCGTGACCTGATGCGGCTCGGCCTGCTGCTGCACCGCCGCTGGCCCCCGTACGCGAAATGGCTCGGCACGGTCTTCGCCGCGTTGCCGGCCGCGGCGCCGGTGGTGGACGCGCTGACCGTCGCCCTCGGGGCGGGCGGGTGGCCCCGGCGGCAGGCCGGGCTGGTCCGGGCGCTGGAGGCGGTGGCGGCGTGGACGAACGACACCGGGCTGGCCGTGCCGGTCGACCCGGCCGCCCGGCCGTTCCACGGCCGGCCGTTCCTCGTCCTGCACGCCGAGCGGTTCACCGCCGCGCTGCGCGCCGCCATCGCGGACCCGGAGCTGCGTGCCCGCCCGCCGGTCGGCGCGGTGGACCAGTACCTCGACAACGTCGACGTGCTCACCCGCCCGGCGCGGGCCCGCCGGGTCGCCGCGGCCGTCCTGCCGGACTGA
- a CDS encoding haloalkane dehalogenase translates to MTKERRDMPERHVLDSTIHHTETGDGPTFVFLHGNPGSSHTWRGVLPRIGAGRLLAPDLIGMGRSGKPDSPYLFADHARYLDAWFDALDLTDVVLVGHDWGGALAFDWAARHPDRVRGVAFLETMVKPMAWSDLSPQARARSEAIRTPGVGEQLVLDQDLLVRQAFTGGVLQPVGEEDLKTYLAPYPGRESRRPLLAWARQMPLGGEPAELVARIEAYDRWLAASDGVPKLLLTFEGSPTLLITPELADWCARNMAALETVACGPAGHHAPEDRPAEIAAAISAWADRHHLR, encoded by the coding sequence CTGACGAAGGAGCGCCGGGACATGCCCGAGAGGCACGTGCTCGACTCGACCATCCACCACACGGAGACCGGCGACGGGCCGACGTTCGTCTTCCTGCACGGCAACCCCGGCTCGTCGCACACCTGGCGCGGGGTGCTGCCCCGGATCGGGGCGGGCCGGCTGCTCGCACCCGACCTCATCGGCATGGGCCGCTCCGGCAAGCCCGACTCCCCGTACCTCTTCGCCGACCACGCCCGCTACCTGGACGCCTGGTTCGACGCGCTCGACCTGACCGACGTGGTGCTGGTCGGCCACGACTGGGGCGGCGCGCTCGCCTTCGACTGGGCGGCCCGGCACCCCGATCGGGTCCGCGGCGTGGCGTTCCTGGAGACCATGGTCAAGCCGATGGCGTGGAGCGACCTCTCGCCGCAGGCCCGGGCCCGGTCCGAGGCGATCCGCACGCCGGGCGTGGGCGAGCAGCTCGTGCTCGACCAGGACCTGCTCGTCCGGCAGGCGTTCACCGGCGGGGTGCTCCAGCCGGTGGGGGAGGAGGACCTGAAGACCTACCTCGCGCCGTACCCGGGCCGGGAGAGCCGCCGGCCGCTGCTGGCCTGGGCGCGTCAGATGCCGCTCGGCGGTGAGCCGGCCGAGCTGGTCGCCCGGATCGAGGCGTACGACCGGTGGCTGGCCGCCAGCGACGGGGTGCCGAAGCTGCTGCTGACCTTCGAGGGCTCACCGACGCTGCTGATCACCCCGGAGCTGGCCGACTGGTGCGCGCGGAACATGGCGGCCCTGGAGACGGTGGCGTGCGGGCCGGCCGGCCACCACGCACCGGAGGACCGTCCCGCCGAGATCGCCGCCGCCATCTCCGCCTGGGCGGACCGCCACCACCTCCGCTGA